The genomic segment TCAATCATTGGTAAAAGACCCTTCTCtgactccaaaaagcaacatttgttCAGAAATACATCTATTCCCACATAGTTGCCACTATCTGAGAATCAAGAATTCTGCTCAGCCACTGATTGAAGCAAAGACTTTCCTCTTGCATCACATTATTCTTATCCTTTGTGGCCAGATTTCTAACAAAaactgttttgtttaaaagtccCTTTTAGACACAGGAAGCCTTTAAGGAACcagataaaatattaattaagCACAGATCAATGAGGCTAGCTGTCAAAACACAAATCATTCACAAACCTGTCTCTTATATAAATCTCAACTACTTCCCAGATGTTTCTAAAATTGTGAAGGAAGCAGAAGCTATAAAAACATAATtgcctggggagaaaaaaatccctCCAACCAAAACAACAAAGTCATTCTATTATACATTATTTTTGTGTTTGCTGCTctgctccctgcctccttcccacaACAACTAGTCACTCTTTCCGTTCCTAGCGGAGATCACTGAGGGAAGGAGGCAAATCTAGAAATCTTCACCTCTGGTTTACAAAGACACTGTGTCCCTAGAGCCTCCAAGTGCTAGGAATTCTGGTGGATGCTTTCAGAAGAGCCTTCAGAGCTGTCATTGAGAAGAGCAACTTCAGCTGTTTCCCCCAGTTCAGCATCTGGAACTTCCTCTTCAATAGTGAGGTGAACATCTGGCAAGGAAGACTCACTCACACTGCTTCCCTCCATGGAGCACAAGGTGCAGGAGAGAGCTGGTGCCATGCTCTCTTGCAGCATGCTGAACATCATGGGAATCTGGACGGACTTCAGACCTGAGATGGTTGGCATGGGTTTGACAGCTTGTCCCCATTCCCTCTCTTCATCCTTGTAGAGCAGCAGCAGgttggatttcttttctttcctcttggaCTTCATGTAGCCCAGCATGATCCCCATTAGAAAGATTCCATAGAAGGACATGACAATCAGGATGTAGAAGTATTCATTgccattttctccttcttttgctgaAGTAGAAGCAGCAGGACCGGAACTTTCACTGGCAACCAAGGTCTGGGTCATGTTTGGATGATCCATTGTGAGCGTCAAAACTTTTTGGAGGGTAGTCAGAACCTGGAAGAAGAATAGAGTTAGATGTGGAAAAAAAGGGGTAGAAAATTGTAACATAAAAATTAATCTTAGATGTGAATTGATAATCCTTGCTCTTCATTTGAGATGTACTACTATGGTCAACCAAATGGAAATGTTTTACCATATAAAGAAAAGGTGTATATGAGATCAGTGTGTCTGAACAAGGAAGCTACCTTACAACATGCGGTCACTTAGCTCGGTATTATATGGTCCAGTgctcaaaaaaaatatatatatatatatttggcctATAAATCCCAGAAACTCCTATCTAGCATGGCTGGCTACTGTTCTATGGGTAATACTGGAAATTATAATCCATAgaatttttttccaagttctctAACCAACAGCATCCTCAGACAAATATATTTTCATAATCTGTTTCTTAATCCTTTCTCACTGAAAATACAGAGGATCGAACCTGGAACTTCCACCCACAAATTAtgtggacaaaaacaaaaggtaaGCTCTCCAATCTGATAGCTGTGTCTCTTGCAGCTCATGAAAACAATAAGAATGACAAACTGGAAAGTTCCTGGTTAAAATCTTACCATGGCCACAAACTCTCTCAGAAACCTGGATAAGCCACTATCTCTCAGACTCCCCCACCCCATACTCGACAATATGACTGTAATAATATTTGCCATCCTTTCAAGATTCTTGCATGAGTTACTGAGATGAAATCTCCTATGGAGCTTGAACAACCAAAATGCTCTATCTAAATACTAAATATGATCATGATTGTATGACTCTACAGAtatgttcttttccttttagaAATGTAGAGAACTTCACAGGCTGAAATTTCCACCTGAGCAATCCTTTCAGTTTTGTCTAAAGATAACACATTAAGGGTGAGCATGTGATCGTGATTTAACAAAGGATGCAAgagcagatctaaagaaattcatgCATGTGGGAGGCATAAAACTTGCAGGGAAAAAGATTTACCAGCAGACAAGCTTATTGAATAGAAGCGCTGTGCATTTGTGTAGGTTATCAGTGTTCTGCTGTGGAAAATAATGATATGAAAGAGTTGTTATATCAGAGCAGTGAAgcaaagggggggagaaaagagactTTGAATAACTTACGTGACTCTGCAAACAATTTTGGGCTTCCCAACGCTCTGAGAACACAGCTCATCAACCAGGTTCCTGAGTTCTGAAACTTTGCTTGGCTGCCGCAAGCATTAATAACCTCAGAAGAAGTGCTTCATCACGTGACCAAGAGTTTATAATAGTTTCATGCTGGAGTCAGCGCATGAACTCAAAGGCTGGCTCTTTCACTGGCTGAATTCCTGACACCTTCAAGACatgaaaaaagggggtgggagtgCTGAGTAACTCTTTCCTAAACACAGGCTAGGGTTGGAGAGTTTGGAGACAACTGAGACCCTGACACTTCAATGATGAATTACATGACTTGCGCAGAAAGCTGTTCTGTGTATATAAAGAGGCAAATCCTGCCAATGACTGGAGAAGCTTTGCCAAGCAATACAGTGTAGAGCCAGAGCATCCATCAAAAACCCCTTTCATGGCCATGTAcaagcactgttttttttttttcatgagcctGTTTCAAGGCAGACTGGCTGGGAAATTGTCCTAGACAGTGCTTGGAATGCTCCAACCAGCGTGATCAGTCTGGCAAAGTAATCTTTCCACCTTCCATTGGCGTGATAGTTGTACCTTACAGAAAGACCATCATTAGAAGCTGAGCCATTAGTGCTCAGAGACACCTTTGTGACTGAATGATCATAATTGAGAACAAAGCCTGTTGTTACCATTGACCAGCtccaaaataaagcaagctaatttgccaagTAATTAACTGAGTTCTTTACTTCAcgacagaagaccttgggcagataCCGCTGCCTGAACGGCCCCTCctaactaatgaattaaatcagatacaggttaaaagagaggatgttttagacctaattgataaattgaagagcaataagtcactgggcccagatggcatccacccaagtgTTATTAAGGAAcagaggaatgaagttgctgatctcttaactaaaatatacaacttgtcccttaaaatgacCATAGTgacagaggactggaggatagcacatgtcatgccaatctttaaaaagggaaagaggggggacccgggaaactacaggctggttagcctaatgtctgttccagggaagatggtggaaagcctcatccaagataaaatcttaaaacacatagaagaacaagccttgctgagggaaaatcagcatggcttctgtaagggtaagtcttgcctcacaaaccttttataattctttgaaaaggcatgtggatgtgggctaaccagtggatattgtctatctggattttcagaaggcatttgatatGGTCCCTCACTGAAGGCTGCTTATAAaattccacagtcaggggataagagggcaagtCCTCTTATGAACTGAGaactggttgagaaccaggaaacagaaagtAGGTGTCAATGAGCAATTTTCACAATGAAGTGAAAAATGGtatgccccagggatctgtcctgggaccggtgcctttcaacctgttcataaatgacctggagacagggataagcagtgaggtagccaagtttgcagatgacactaaaCTTTCCAGGGTGGTGAAGACCTGAAGGAATTGTGAagaactccagaaggatctctccaaactgggaaaaTGGGTGGCaagatggcaaatgtgtttcaatataagaaaatgtaaagtaatgcacattgtggcaaaaaaatcataactttatcacctaatgggttctgagctatcTGTGAAGGATCAGGAAAGAAATCTTGGTGTGCTTGTGGTCAGCTCGATGACAGTGTCAACCCAGTTTGCAATGGCAGTAAGGAAGGCcggttccatgctaggtatcattaaaaagggcattgaaaataaaacagccaacattataatgccattgtacaaagcGCTGGTAAGGCTGGACCTAGAAtactgcatacagttctggttgctgcacctagaaaaaaaaaccatagtgGAAcgggaaaaggtgcagaagagagcaactaaaatgatgactgggctaggACACCTccattatgaggaaaggctacagcgtttggggctctttagtgtGGAGAAAAGGTGCCTGGGGGTGACATGAcggagatgtataaaattatgcaggggatggatcaagtggatagagggacacgctttcccctctcatgcaataccagaaccaggggacatccactcaaactgagtgtaGGGAgggtgagaacagacaaaagaaaatatttctttacccaactggttgttagtctgtggaactccttgccacaagatgtggagATAGCATCTGGCCTACGTGCCTTTAAATGGGGATTGgaaagattcctggaggaaaagaccattgcaggttacaaactATGATGGGATGTatgatctccaggcttaaaatgaaggtacctccaaatgccaaatgcaggggagtgatatcaggagacaggtatctagttgtcttgtatgctcccagaggcatctggtggggccactatgaaatacaggaagctggactagatgggcccttggcctgatccagcaggtctcttcttatgttcttatgttcttaatctACAAGGCTCCTACTGTAGCAATCACAAGTCTTTCAACACCTGAATATCTTTCTCTTCTACAGACACATGTTCTGTAATACATAGTTTGGCCCTCATGAACCAGGCATCGGTCTATGGTCTACTCAGCAAATATTGTACGAATTGGTGAGAATCTCTGGTTTGTCTGGGGTTAAAAAACGTACACAAGTTTCATACTTCTTTGTGTAGGCATTCCTCTGCTTAGAACAGTGGTGTCTGGCCTGCatttattgtgttgttgttttaaactatTAATTTCAAActgttttgtaatatttttagtattgtcTTAGACAGACCTGGTTATGTAAAGTTTTTAGATATTTTACTATGTcaagtgaaataataataataatcatgtgcaaatcaattctgacttacagcaagccttttcagggttttccaagtatagaatacacagaagtggtttatcattccctttttctaggggcatcctggggctatgcagcttgcccaaggccaggcaGGATGACTTTTCTCCTAGAATGCacaacctttggttctgcagccggatacctaaaccacggagctatgcAGCCAGCTGTCAAgtgatataaatataacaataacaatcatAATAAAAGTAGTGACAACTTCCCATAATTCACCAATTTCTTCATAAGAATGATGAAAAGAGCATGAGATTTAATATGATTTGAATATGAGCGACAAGAAAACTAGCTGATTAGTTGACCCAGGTGGGCTTTAAGTGCTTTAAATCCCTGTGTATTCAAACCATATTAGGGTTGCTGCTTTTCTGGGGATGAGAACACACACCGTTCCTCATCTTTTAACAGCCATATGGCTAGCAAGACTAATGTGGTCCTCACTTTGCTGAGAATAGTTATGTCTACTGGATTTGGTTTGTACaagctgtggggaaaaaaaatatttgttcattttttattttaacaactGCCAAAATGTGCAAGCTTCTTCCCAAGTGGGACAGAAAAGcttcaatttaaaaagaaaagaaaagactgaaTGTGGACAGCACTGACAGATTTGCTCACTTATAAAACTGTGCCTCTGTCTCGAAGGCAAACCTTCCACAGAGGTGAAAATTTGAGCTTGCTCCATATTGTGCCTTCTTTTTCTCACCCCAAGTCACAGAACTGTACACATTGCACTCTAAAATGATAAGTGGTACTTGCAAACTTAAATCCTTCTCAGTTAGGTGATGTTTTATTCCTAAGCATGTGTGGTGTTGTGTGCTTAATTATTTTCTTGTTACTTTTCAAATCATCCTGTCCAaggtcttctggtcttctgaatGGACTGATGGCTAAAAATCATCAGAAAATGAACTGAACCTGAAGATTCCAAATTATTATTTGAACATAGCTTAGTAGGGGGTGTTACCGCTGTCATGCAGTTAGTATCAAGTGCCAGCACTACTATTAAGCAAGTCAAGTCTGCTTAATGGAAGGCAAAGTGAAGTGAACAACACAGGCAGTAGAGTTTGGGAGAACAGCAATTAATAGAAGTTTAAATTCtttttactgtacttttaattTCAGAGAGCAGAAGAGGGTTTTGCCTCAGAATAACTAGGCTGGATTTAGGCAGTATGTACTTTGATCTAGATGAAGGGAAGCACCATTTACTGCTCGTCTCAGGCAACATGTTTTAGGTTGATactgaaagggagaaagaaactgaagactgGCAGCTGGCTCAACCTGTACCCCATTCCTATCACTCAGGCCGGTCAGCCTTCAAGGTATTGAAATCTGGAGCTCTGCAGTGGACAGCTTCTCCATATACACAGAGCCCCcataatacagtatattgaaaacCCTACACTACATTGTGTTCTAAATAACTCTTCATTGATCAATTGGATGCACTGTTAAGAGATTGGCTTATCTGTGACCCTTCTAGGGCTGTGACTGTGATTGCAAAATGGAATCATGAAAGTTTATTAAACATAACGGTCGAATAGATCTACTAGGTCATATTCTCTTGTAAGGGAAATTAGAAGTAGTACGTTGCCATGGGAACCACTTACTAGATTTATTGCTAAATGGCTAGCAAGTATCTATGGGAGAAAAAAATCCAGCTGAGCCTGGGACAGATGGCTCTTCCCACCACCTGTGCCTGTGTGATGAAACAGCAGtttaggagaaagagagaataagGCTACagtcacaccaacaaaatgtCCCCCTGTGATTCCACATAATTTGATCAGGGTACATTCGTGCTTTGCAATCACATGAGATATATCACAGGATCTCTGTCCCTACGTGTTTTTAAAGTACATTTCATTGCTTTTGATATGCTTTGCGTGTCTACACCTTGGTTCTGGAATATTTCCCTCCTCAGTTTCTTATGAGTCTTTCTGTCCCCCACTGCCTACTTAAAAGCAGACATTAAAGGGCAGAGACTGATGACAGAAGTTTACCAACCCATTGACAATATTCCTGCggattctttttaaaaggtacaGGTGAGGGGCAGTACTGGTGACAGCATCATACAATGGACCCCCCTGCTCTCAGAATGTTCTGGTACAGCTGTGCACACAGAATGCTCGCAACCCAATTTTTTTGCAATACACCCAAAACAGGTGGGAGGGAACTGATGTGTACTTAGCATGGGGCCAGAGTAAAAGATTCGATAATGGCATCATCTGAACAGAAATTTAAATTTCCAAATGAAGGAGGCATAACAGCAAAACATTAATAGGTGTGACCGTGGCCTGAGACTGAAAGGAAGTCGACAAGAGATACGTTGTTCTTTGCAAGAGCCTAAAAGTAGATGACACTCATTCTCAAAATGTGATGGGGATTATGTAAATAAAGTGAAACCTGAGGTATTTGTGAGAGTGCTGCGGGCTGTGTGCACTTGTGCTTAaagtttgtaaataaatacaaatgtgaAAAAAGGCCAGTAAGTCTCCTGTAATCTTATTCCAATAATGGAGTTAAGCTGCAACTATATGGTCAAATAGAGTAGGATTTGCTCCACCTAtaaaatgggagaattcaatATAATTTTTAATGCCTGCATGATGTCAAAGGCAGACTTGATTCCTTCCAGCCTATTTCCTGCCATGCCAGCTTTTTTCCTCTGACTCAAGAGAGCTGGATTCAATCATGTTTTTCCCCTGAAGATTTTCCTAGTAAGATGGGGGGGTGGTTTGTCTTTAGGTGATGTTTTCATTTGACATAAGCGCttaaagtttgcttttcaggATAGTGAGAACATGTCCCCACCTCCATTCCTTTCCCCCATGGTCCCCTATGGTCAtccaatgtttttatttaaacacacacacacacacacacacacatatcacatGTGCTTGAATTCTAAGGAAGTCGTGCTCCTAAAGTGAGTTCTTTGAAAACATTACTTTAGGTATTTTTATACTGCTGTTCAGAGGCAGAACAAGTCTCTCAGTTTGGATGGCAGCACAAAATCACAATAGGGTCATTGTccagaaaaagttactttgaacctgctcaggaaaaaaaacattaatttagTATTTCATAACTAATATATTTAGTATTATatatcactggaaggacagatcctcaagctgaggctccaatactttggccatctcatgagaaggctccctggaaaagacgctgatgttgggaaagtatgaaggcaagaggagaaggggacgacagagcatgagatggttggacggtgtcatcaaagctaccaacatgaatttgacccaactctaggaggcagtggaagacaggagggcctggtgtgctctggtccatggggtcatgaggagtcagacatgactgaatgacaaaacaacaacaacaattaatatATTCTAGGACTACTGAACTTTCAAAAGGTGTTAATGTTGAGCTTAACTGTGTATGTACTTTAGTAACAGATTGCCAAAAAGTGTCAAAGAGTCATGGATAAAGAGGGATGCCATGTTTaccatttgaaaagaaatgaaccatgaaccaaaacaACCCAACAGACTGGATTGGTTCATGATTTGTTTTAAAGGCATAGCAGTCCAAATGTGTGTCACTAGTACTTTGCCACACTAAACAATTTTAGAAGACACAGCTACTGTAGGAGGCACCCAAGAATCCAAATGGATGCCTATAACTtaaaaccttcctcttcctcctctttcttcttccttattGCAAATATTTGAGTTTTAACATCTTTTCTGACCTACTTTTCCCTTggcttgttttgcatttcttatcATGTTCATTGTCAGTTGCCATAAAAGAATAAATCATttgaaaaaacaaatattaatggTCAAAATAAGGGAAATCTGGATTGGCCAATTTGGCAGGTGTTTATTTTCATTCTGTCTCCACTGAGCAAACTTCACTGCTCATTCTCTGTCAAGAGCAAATGAAGTGATACTGAGGCCATTCTGTGAGCGTCGTCCCAACTCAGCCTTGCTCTGTAGATATGATACACTTGGCATCCTTATGCAATGGCTTTTCATCCATCCTCAACAGCTTTCAAGCAGAGTTTATGTGAGAAGACATTTCAGCTTTTGActggagttttagaagaggtagccatgttcgTCTGTGCTAacatacacaaaagaaaaaaataaagaagacaaaaatgttgtggcacctcaaagactaactgctatattttaatctgcgctttcatggacaagtcaacTTCTTCAGACACTCaaacttgttcatgaaagctcacattaaaatatagcagttggtctttaaggtgccacaacatttttgtcttttttttttttttgtcttgctgaCTGGAGTTTGAAAATTTCCCTGAATATTTGAAGTCCAAATGATTCCCAGAGAGGTCTTGACTCTTTCTTTAAAGGTTAAAGAAGCATGTTTTACAGAATCAAAAGTCTTAAATACAtcaacttttttgttgttgttcaatgcAGAGACATAAAGACTGGAGTTATGGTGTTCTCATCACTTGAAACAGGCATGGTTTTGTTCTCTACAAAATCCAtctgaccccccccacacacacacattcccataCAATAGTTGTTGATGTTGAGTTAATGTCTTC from the Pogona vitticeps strain Pit_001003342236 chromosome 3, PviZW2.1, whole genome shotgun sequence genome contains:
- the KCNE4 gene encoding LOW QUALITY PROTEIN: potassium voltage-gated channel subfamily E member 4 (The sequence of the model RefSeq protein was modified relative to this genomic sequence to represent the inferred CDS: deleted 1 base in 1 codon), which produces MSCVLRALGSPKLFAESRSDYPQKVLTLTMDHPNMTQTLVASESSGPAASTSAKEGENGNEYFYILIVMSFYGIFLMGIMLGYMKSKRKEKKSNLLLLYKDEEREWGQAVKPMPTISGLKSVQIPMMFSMLQESMAPALSCTLCSMEGSSVSESSLPDVHLTIEEEVPDAELGETAEVALLNDSSEGSSESIHQNS